A single Camarhynchus parvulus chromosome 5, STF_HiC, whole genome shotgun sequence DNA region contains:
- the KNSTRN gene encoding small kinetochore-associated protein, producing MDGRLSRIPVHSRLHRPEPSAELQMNYPSKRKCVSTTSEPELSVVPSLHFASNVPADSVFKPANQGLPKSEKKVEPVSKKIVARRPLSRYQLEAELKNKNQLVETLKQQLARAEGTLKLRELKKENERLVHEVENLKKIQETCMTILESRNINPGSNIEEEKEMRACREKTTMLTNKVTEELMLFCHRAAKEKEMLETAMAKWKSAQEENQHALEKHSDFQAQIKEWKTKLEALGKLLAM from the exons ATGGACGGGCGGCTCTCCCGCATCCCCGTGCACTCCCGGCTCCACCGCCCCGAGCCGTCCGCAG aattGCAAATGAATTAtccttcaaagagaaaatgtgtCAGCACAACATCAGAGCCAGAGCTCAGCGTGGTTCCCAGTCTTCACTTTGCCTCAAACGTTCCAGCAGACAGTGTCTTCAAGCCTGCAAACCAAGG GTTGCCTAAGTCTGAGAAGAAAGTGGAACCAGTTTCAAAGAAGATAGTGGCAAGACG CCCTCTCAGCAGATACCAACTAGAAGCAGAGCTAAAAAACAAGAATCAGTTGGTGGAAACACTCAAACAACAACTAGCAAGAGCAGAG GGCACTCTCAAGTTAAGGGAGTTAAAGAAGGAGAACGAGAGGCTTGTCCATGAGGTTGAGAATCTCAAGAAAATTCAGGAGACTTGCATGACGATTTTAGAAAGCAGAAACATCAATCCTG GCAGCAACatagaggaggagaaagagatgCGTGCGTGCCGGGAAAAGACAACA ATGCTAACTAACAAGGTCACAGAAGAATTGATGCTATTTTGTCACAGAGCTGCAAAAGAGAAGGAGATGCTTGAG ACAGCCATGGCCAAGTGGAAATCAGCACAAGAGGAGAACCAGCACGCCCTGGAGAAGCATTCCGACTTCCAAGCTCAAATTAAGGAATGGAAAACCAAACTTGAAGCGCTGGGGAAGCTCCTGGCAATGTGA